A window from Garra rufa chromosome 14, GarRuf1.0, whole genome shotgun sequence encodes these proteins:
- the hif1al gene encoding hypoxia inducible factor 1 subunit alpha, like, giving the protein MVNSAMKRPSLEQRKVRSRDAARCRRSQETEVFYELAHSLPLPRRIASHLDKAAIMRVALSYLRMNRLIHSAVPTKTQTEETENPTDAFYQQALAGFILVMTEEGDMVFLSESVSKYIGITQLELLGQSVYEFVHPCDQEELRDILATRPGVSKKKTEKSMEHNFFLRMKSTLTHTGRTVNIKSATWKVLHCTGHMQTFSGDDEKSPPAGSFLTLLCEPIPHPSSVEFPLDSSTFLTRHNMDLSFTQCDGRVTELVGYQPDDLIGRSAYEFYHALDFDHVTRSLHILFSKGQVCTSHYRFLAKNGGFVWIETQATVLYNNRTSQPEAVVCLNFILSGIEEADVVFSLEQTCEKPKPRAEKLSVLNEENDSDMEDECSTAKLFLKMKENPEELLQLAPHSGDTVISLTEGVELSFCCPPSPNSVPECPQDFCTPELRQLLSPIFDRPNKSPPAASPAEELPMEMEGVEKFFALKPEESVTLKGQSEAMDELDLDMLAPYISMDDDFQLTFLPQSEMAAPSDMLTNNSRKRCLEDEEEDDIPVLAAKWEKKSMSSSIEEQLLLSHTLLKSLSDDGSEEFEPPPQKRSQLLTDRDPLLGGAQALCDTAALMRDTFLSRPPDLMRPVAETMPSLT; this is encoded by the exons ATGGTGAACTCAGCGATGAAAAG GCCGAGTCTGGAGCAGCGGAAGGTGCGGTCACGTGATGCGGCACGCTGTAGGAGGAGTCAGGAGACTGAGGTCTTTTACGAACTGGCCCATTCACTACCCCTTCCACGACGTATCGCCTCCCACCTGGACAAAGCTGCCATCATGAGGGTGGCACTGAGCTATCTGCGCATGAACCGTTTGATCCATTCAG CGGTGCCAACCAAAACACAGACTGAGGAAACTGAGAATCCCACTGATGCCTTTTATCAGCAGGCACTGGCTGGCTTTATTCTGGTGATGACTGAGGAAGGCGACATGGTCTTCCTCTCAGAAAGTGTCAGCAAATACATTGGCATAACACAG CTGGAGCTGCTTGGCCAAAGCGTGTATGAATTTGTTCATCCCTGTGACCAAGAAGAATTACGAGATATCCTTGCCACAAGACCTG GTGTTTCAAAGAAAAAGACAGAGAAGTCAATGGAGCATAATTTTTTTCTTCGGATGAAGAGCACACTCACCCACACCGGAAGAACTGTTAATATCAAGTCTGCGACCTGGAAG GTCCTTCATTGCACAGGACACATGCAGACATTCAGTGGCGATGATGAGAAATCACCCCCTGCTGGCAGCTTCCTGACTTTGCTATGCGAACCCATTCCCCACCCCTCCAGCGTTGAATTCCCACTTGATAGCAGCACTTTCCTCACACGCCATAACATGGACTTGAGTTTCACACAATGCGATGGACG aGTCACTGAGCTTGTTGGATACCAACCCGATGATCTGATTGGCCGGTCTGCCTATGAGTTTTACCACGCCCTTGATTTTGATCATGTGACCAGGAGTTTACACATCC TGTTCTCCAAGGGCCAGGTGTGCACCAGTCATTACCGCTTCCTGGCTAAGAATGGAGGATTTGTCTGGATTGAGACTCAAGCCACTGTCCTCTACAATAACAGAACATCTCAACCCGAGGCTGTGGTCTGCCTCAACTTTATTCTCAG TGGTATAGAAGAGGCGGATGTTGTGTTCTCATTAGAACAGACCTGTGAGAAACCAAAGCCCAGAGCTGAGAAGCTGAGCGTGCTAAATGAGGAGAACGACTCTGACATGGAGGATGAGTGTAGCACTGCCAAACTCTTCCTTAAGATGAAGGAGAACCCAGAGGAGTTGCTGCAGCTGGCACCTCACTCTGGAGACACTGTCATTTCCCTAACAG AGGGTGTGGAGTTGTCCTTCTGCTGTCCGCCTAGTCCCAACTCTGTCCCAGAATGCCCTCAGGACTTCTGTACGCCTGAACTCCGCCAGCTCCTTTCTCCAATATTCGACAGGCCCAACAAATCTCCACCTGCTGCG AGCCCTGCTGAAGAGCTGCCCATGGAGATGGAAGGGGTGGAGAAGTTCTTCGCCCTCAAACCGGAGGAGAGCGTAACTCTGAAAGGACAGTCAGAG GCTATGGATGAGCTTGATTTGGACATGTTGGCTCCATATATCTCCATGGATGATGACTTTCAGTTGACCTTCTTGCCCCAGAGTGAAATGGcagcaccttcagatatgctgACCAACAATTCAAGGAAACG ATGTTTGGAAGATGAAGAGGAAGATGACATTCCTGTTCTGGCTGCCAAATGGGAGAAGAAATCGATGAGCAGCTCCATAGAGGAACAGCTTCTGCTCAGCCACACATTACTG aAAAGCTTGTCAGACGATGGTTCGGAAGAGTTTGAACCGCCACCTCAAAAGCGAAGCCAGCTTTTGACCGACAGGGACCCGTTGCTGGGCGGAGCGCAGGCGTTGTGTGATACAGCAG CTCTCATGAGGGACACCTTCCTGTCACGCCCGCCTGACTTAATGAGGCCTGTTGCTGAAACAATGCCGTCCCTTACTTGA